The DNA segment GTGTATGGCAGGCTGGACATACTTGAGCTAGCATTACTGCTCCCCCCCTAAGCATATCTACCATTCTAGACACGTTGTCTCTCTCCTTAGGCACTGTCTTACCACCTAGGCTTCGTCCTTTATCCCTTCGAGAAGAGAGACGGCCTGCCAAATAGCTGTCCTCGCGAAGAGAGGGATGTTCGGGTCTTGGCCGCACTCATCCAACATGCTTATGACGTTTGAGGCTCTAAGCGCTAGACTGTACTTTTTAGACTGTAGTACCTTAATCGACTCGGTGCACGTCTTTCTAATGTTTCTTGGGACGCCCGGGTCATCAGCTATGCGCTGTAAGATGGCGATTGCCTGCTGAATTCTCTGCTCTGAACTAGGAATCACACCTGAAGTCGACAAGCTAAATCCCGCCTGGATTAGTCTCTTCTCGATTTTTCTCGATCACACGAACTTATAAGCTTGCTTTTTATCAAGGATCGTGGCCACTCAGCGATCTAGAACCGTTAAGTGGGGATGAAGCGTGCTCTTTAGGATTAGAGGGATTTACTCTACAGCCTTAACGTCGCTGCTGATGAAGAGGGGGCACGAGCCCACGCAGCCCTCTAAGCTCATAGCCTCTAGGCTATCCATTACTCCGCTAACCCTCCCCCCGCACTTGGATATCTACGACCTCCCGGACAAGGATGGTGTGGTGCTTGAGGGAAAGGAGGAGGCCGTTAACGAAGCTCTAAGTATCATAGAGGAGGAGCTTCCAGATGTTTTCGTTAAGGAGCACCGGGCTAGGCTTAATGCTGTTTACAAGGGGTTGGTTGAAGAGGTTTGTCACGATGGCTGTTACGTGGACTTAGGAGGCTTTAGGGGCTTCTTGCCCACTTCTCAAGTTAAGGGAGAAGAAGTTGTCGTAACAGTAGTTAAGTGTCCCTCAGAGATCCCTGTTCTCTCCCTCGGGGCAAGAATAGTTGGTGATTACGTTAAGCTCATACAGGGACATGGAGTATCTCTAAGTAGGGGCCTTCTGAAATCTAAGAGGGCTAAGGAGCTGATGACGCTGGGCCGCGCCGTTAAGCCTCATGGATGGGGGGGTTAGGTGGAGGAGGAGTGCAGCTTACGCTTCAATAAGCAAGCTAATGGAGGAGATCGAGCTTCTTAAACGTAGAGCCGAGGAGTGCGTTAAGAGAGCTAGTGAGCAGCGGGCCCCTGCCTTAATAGTGGATGGCGACAAGGTCGTTGAGGCTAGGTTTTACGGAGCCTCACTGATTAAGTTAGACAGCACTAGGTCTACGATTTGTCTAACGATGCCCCGCCACCATGTCTTTAAGACTTGGAGGGGGGCTTACTCAATGTTAGTGGACCTTATCGAATCTCTCCACCCCGCTCTCCTTACAGAGCACCTGAGCCAGGTCTCTGATGGATTAATGTCGAAAGCACTTAAGCCTGGGTCTACGGCCTCCATAAAGCACGTGAAGCCTCACGGAGACGTCTTAGATTTAACCCCTGGAAGAGTTGTGGACGTTAAGGGGGGCCTACTTAAGCTTGAGAGGAAGTTTAGGGCTGGCGGAGTCTACGATGGGCTTGGGTTAGCGAAGGAGGAGGGTGATAAGGGCCTCACGGTGTTCAAGGAGGGATGCTGGGCCTCCTACACAGCCTACTTCTCTAAGGAGGGTCTGTTGAAGGGGGTCTACTTCAACATCTCTACCCCCCCGGTCATTAGGCCTGGGGAGGTGCGCTACGTCGACCTCCTCGTAGACGTTGCCTGGACTCCTAAGGAGGGGGTTAGAATCGTAGACGTAGATGAGGTTAGAGCAGCAGTGGAGAAGGGGTGGCTGCCTGAGCGTTTAGCAGATAAGGCTATGAAGGTGGCTAGGAAACTAGTTGAAAAGCTAGCCTCAACCCACCCGCTCTCGATAGACCTCTCTGACTTTAGTACTTAATCGGCCGTCCGCCAAGGCCTTCGAGTGAACTTAGCTCTATTTGGCGTGCTTCACTCGATGGGCTAGCTGCGCCGCTTCTGCCCTTTCCGGGCATTGAGTTTTAAGTTACTAAGGTTATGGGCCCGCGGGGACTTGAACCCCGGACCCCCAGCTCCGCAGGCTGGTGTCCTATCCACTCTAGGCCTGTCCTAGCTAGACGACGGGCCCACCGGTTAACTTTTTACTGCCTCTCTTATATGACTACCCTGCTCCTTAGTGGAAAACCTATTTATGCAGAGCTGCGTCATTAATCCTAGCCTTGGCTAATTCAAGCATCACCCGCGGCAGTAGGTTCTATAGGTCGATAGCTGCCTTGGGGGCTGAGGGGATCCTTGCACGTGGGCTTAGGGGGAGTAGAAGCCTGAGCTATGTAGGAGACATTACTACGAATGTGGGAGAGGCTGTGCTAGCTTGCCTTAAAGAAGTTCTGGGTGAGTATACGTGAGCCTTGCGGAATTCCTAGAGGAGGAAGTGACTGGGGAGGAGCTAGAGGAAGAGCCTGAAGGGGTACTTGAAGAGACGGTCTACGAGGCTGAAGCACCTAGAGACACCGATGTATGTTACATTCTTTCTGTTTCATATAGTGGCAAGGCGGGGAGAGCCCTTGTCAAGCTCTACGACCCTGCTAGAGGCTGTATATACTTCTGGTATGATAACACTGGACACAAGCCATACTGCCTAAGCGACCTCCCAGCTGAGAGTGTTAGAAAACTTTACCATGTAGTTACGCATGAGGGGTTTGATCGCGTGGAGGAAGTCATTAAGTACGACCCCGTAAGTGACTCAAAGGTGATAATGACTAAGATAGTGGCGAAGGACCCCCTCTCAATAGGCGGTGGGCCTAAGAAGGCTATAAGAGACCTCCTTCCGGCTGCTTGGGAAGCGCACATTAAGTACCATAATTGCTACATCTACGATAGAGGCCTGATCCCAGGGATGCCGTATAAAGTAGTTAATGGAGACTTGAGGCCGGTCAAAGTGAAGTTAGAGGACGTAGAGAAGATACGCTCACTCTTCGAGAACCAGCCTGAGGAGGTCAAGGAGGCCTTAGAGGAGTGGCTAGCTATCTTGCTAAGCCCAGCTCCTAGTATAAAGAGAGTGGCTGTTGACATTGAAGTTTACTCGCCAATCCCTGAGCGCGTCCCTGATCCTAGAGAAGCTGAGCATGAGGTGCTATGTATAGCGTTCTCAGCTACGGATGGCTTGAGGAAAGCGCTGCTACTTAAGAGAGAAGGAGTTGAGGAGGGGAGGGGCTGGCCTGAAGGAGTCGAAGTGAAGTTTTTTGAGGACGAGAAGAGTATGTTAATTGAAGCCTTTAAGGTAATGTCCACCTATCCGGTGGTCCTCACGTTTAATGGAGATGGATTCGACCTACGGTACTTGTGGCATAGAGCGAGGAGGCTTGGCTTTGCGAAGAACGAGGTTCCTATCGTGCTAACAAGAGACTCAGCGATGCTCACGGTGGGCGTACACGTAGATCTGTACAAGCTCTTCTATAACCGCTCCATTCAAGTCTATGCGTTCAACAATAGGTATAGAGAAGTCACGCTGGACAGTGTAGCTGAGACTCTGATGGGGCTTACTAAGATGCAAATATCTAAGCCTGTCTCTGAACTAAGCTATGCTGAGCTCGCTGCCTACTGTTTTAGAGATGCTGACATCACCTTAAAGCTCACTACTTTTCAAGGCGACCTCCTTATGAAGCTCCTCCTCCTCTTCATGAGGATTAGTAAGCTGTCCCTAGAGGATGTAAGCAGGCTGGGCATCTCTGGGTGGATTAGAAATATGCTGTACTTTGAGCATCGAAGGAGGGGCTTCCTAATACCTAGGCCTGAGGACATAGTTAGGATGAAAGGTCAGGCAGCCACTAAGGCGAAGATTAAGGGGAAGAAGTACCTAGGGGCAATAGTCTTAGAGCCTAAGCCTGGAGTTCACTTCGACGTCCTCGTCCTTGACTTCACTTCTCTATACCCTAGCATTATTAAGGCCTGGAACCTGTCTTATGAAGTAATCAACTGCCCTCATGAGCAGTGTAAGAGTAACGTAATTCCAGAAGCCCACCACTGGGTGTGTTTAGCTAGGAGGGGGCTGACTTCTCTCATTATAGGCCTCCTAAGAGACGTAAGGGCTTATTGGTTTAAGCCTATGTCTAGGGCTAAGGATCTTTCTAGCGATGTAAGGGACTGGTATAGCGTAGTGGATAGGAGCTTAAAGGTCATCCTGAATGCTAGCTACGGAGTCATGGGAGCTGAGGACTTCCCTCTCTACTGTCCACCAGTGGCTGAAAGCATTACTGCCATAGGCAGGTTCATAATTACAAAGACGATAGATAAAGCTAAGAGGCTCGGAATGGACGTTATTTACGGAGACACCGACAGCATTTTTGTATGTAGGCCTAGTGAAGGACAGGTTAAGGAGCTAATCGACTGGTGCGATAGAGAGCTCAAAGCGGATCTTGACGTAGACAAGCACTACCGCTACGTAGCCCTACCTAGCTTAAAGAAGAACTATTTAGGCGTCCTTGATGACGGCAGCGTGGACATAAAGGGGATGATGGGGAAGAAGAGGAATACCCCTCCCTTCATTAAGTCCGCCTTCAACGACATGATTAAGCGGCTGAGCGAGGTGAGGAACTTCGAGGGCTTTGAAGAGGCGAAGAAGGCTGTGAGAGAAATCGTTCAGAACTGCTACAGTAAGCTTAAGAACAGACAGTACTCACTGGATGAACTGGCCTTCAAGATCATGCTCTCTAAGCCGGTCAAGAGCTATGAGAAGACGACTCCTCCTCACGTTAAGGCGGCTAAGTTGCTAATGAGCAGAGGAAGGGAGGTTAAGGCCGGTGACATAATAGCCTATGTAAAGACTAAGGACTCGCTGGGGGTGAAGCCTGTTCAGCTCGCTAGGATTGATGAAATTGACTTCAACAATTACTTAAACCACATTAAGACAGCGTTTGAGCAAGTGCTAGAGTCCTTGGGTGTCAGCTTCGACGAAGTCCTCGGAGTTAGTAAGCTTGAACGCTTCCTTCTTAAACCCACTGCTGACTAGTTAGTCGACTGTGGTTGCATTAGAGGCTAGCTCCTTGATTTCCTCCAGCTGTGCCTCATTTATGTACGGGGCTATTATGAAGACCTCCTTGTCGATGTAGTTGTCCCCCCTCCACTCATTGCTATAGGAAACTACGTAGATCGGCACCCTCACTTCTGCTTCACTGCTCGATACCCTCCTCAGTTCATACTTGGAGTACTCTTCATATTGTTCCTTAGTTAGCGGTAGCTTGACTGAAGTCACGTAGCGATCCCTCATAACTATGAAGTCCGACTCCCTCATATCCCACATTTCTAAAGCCCTCAGAACCACCCTCTTAACTACTTCACTTAGTTCTCCTTCGACTACCTCTGCCTCCTTCACTCCCCCCATGCTTGACCTAGCTACTATGAGCCTCAACCCTCCCCGCCCCAACTATTACTCTTACGGCGCCTTCTACATCTGGCTTACCTCTTTCGTTTAACGGCATTCTAGTTAGTACGTGTTTAACAGCCCCGTCCTTGAACTCTAGGAATACCTGTGGAAGGTCTATTCCGCCATACTCGTCCTTGGCTCCGTGCTGAACTAGGTAATCCCAGTCCTCTTTAAGCTCCTCTACCTCAACGCCAAGCTCCTTAGCGGCCTCTTCGCAAGCTTTCTTAACAAGACCACTAAGCTTCTCCCAGTCTGCTGTGACAACGACTATTTTCTTAACGTCCACGTCTAACCCTCCCTGCTCATAAGTAGCGGCCTCCTCATCGGCATTCCCTCAGCGCTATGTCCCTTCTTCATTGCTAGGACTTTAAGAAAGTCCTGGCTAAAAAACTTAGCTTTCTGAAGTCCCGAAAGGCCGATAAGGGGGCTAGGCGAGAAGTACGACGGGCGATGAATGGAGGGGACCCGGGTCCTGATCCTCATGATGTGCCTAGACCGGTAGGAGCCCTACCTTCTGCGGGGATTTACGTCCTCCTCATCTCACTTAGAAGCCGGGTGAGGTTGAGACCAGGCAGACTGGGTAGGACTCTCTTAGATGAGGGTGTTTATGCCTACGTGGGCTCAGCCTTGTCCCCCGGGTCTCTTCCTAAGCGCGTGGCCAGGCATATTGTTAAGGAGAAGAAGCTTAGGTGGCATATAGACTACTTACTCACTCTTCCTGAAGCCAACGTAGAGGCAGTGGTGGCCGCTGAGGCTATAAGGAGGGTTGA comes from the Candidatus Nezhaarchaeota archaeon genome and includes:
- a CDS encoding UPF0147 family protein, which translates into the protein MSTSGVIPSSEQRIQQAIAILQRIADDPGVPRNIRKTCTESIKVLQSKKYSLALRASNVISMLDECGQDPNIPLFARTAIWQAVSLLEGIKDEA
- a CDS encoding DUF2286 domain-containing protein, whose protein sequence is MRLIVARSSMGGVKEAEVVEGELSEVVKRVVLRALEMWDMRESDFIVMRDRYVTSVKLPLTKEQYEEYSKYELRRVSSSEAEVRVPIYVVSYSNEWRGDNYIDKEVFIIAPYINEAQLEEIKELASNATTVD
- a CDS encoding DNA-directed DNA polymerase I, giving the protein MSLAEFLEEEVTGEELEEEPEGVLEETVYEAEAPRDTDVCYILSVSYSGKAGRALVKLYDPARGCIYFWYDNTGHKPYCLSDLPAESVRKLYHVVTHEGFDRVEEVIKYDPVSDSKVIMTKIVAKDPLSIGGGPKKAIRDLLPAAWEAHIKYHNCYIYDRGLIPGMPYKVVNGDLRPVKVKLEDVEKIRSLFENQPEEVKEALEEWLAILLSPAPSIKRVAVDIEVYSPIPERVPDPREAEHEVLCIAFSATDGLRKALLLKREGVEEGRGWPEGVEVKFFEDEKSMLIEAFKVMSTYPVVLTFNGDGFDLRYLWHRARRLGFAKNEVPIVLTRDSAMLTVGVHVDLYKLFYNRSIQVYAFNNRYREVTLDSVAETLMGLTKMQISKPVSELSYAELAAYCFRDADITLKLTTFQGDLLMKLLLLFMRISKLSLEDVSRLGISGWIRNMLYFEHRRRGFLIPRPEDIVRMKGQAATKAKIKGKKYLGAIVLEPKPGVHFDVLVLDFTSLYPSIIKAWNLSYEVINCPHEQCKSNVIPEAHHWVCLARRGLTSLIIGLLRDVRAYWFKPMSRAKDLSSDVRDWYSVVDRSLKVILNASYGVMGAEDFPLYCPPVAESITAIGRFIITKTIDKAKRLGMDVIYGDTDSIFVCRPSEGQVKELIDWCDRELKADLDVDKHYRYVALPSLKKNYLGVLDDGSVDIKGMMGKKRNTPPFIKSAFNDMIKRLSEVRNFEGFEEAKKAVREIVQNCYSKLKNRQYSLDELAFKIMLSKPVKSYEKTTPPHVKAAKLLMSRGREVKAGDIIAYVKTKDSLGVKPVQLARIDEIDFNNYLNHIKTAFEQVLESLGVSFDEVLGVSKLERFLLKPTAD
- a CDS encoding DUF123 domain-containing protein — protein: MRLRPGRLGRTLLDEGVYAYVGSALSPGSLPKRVARHIVKEKKLRWHIDYLLTLPEANVEAVVAAEAIRRVECVIALLLMRSGFNQAIAKFGSSDCSCPSHLLKSPLLSVRGAAILVSSLIESLGLRPKVAWLR
- a CDS encoding DUF402 domain-containing protein encodes the protein MDGGVRWRRSAAYASISKLMEEIELLKRRAEECVKRASEQRAPALIVDGDKVVEARFYGASLIKLDSTRSTICLTMPRHHVFKTWRGAYSMLVDLIESLHPALLTEHLSQVSDGLMSKALKPGSTASIKHVKPHGDVLDLTPGRVVDVKGGLLKLERKFRAGGVYDGLGLAKEEGDKGLTVFKEGCWASYTAYFSKEGLLKGVYFNISTPPVIRPGEVRYVDLLVDVAWTPKEGVRIVDVDEVRAAVEKGWLPERLADKAMKVARKLVEKLASTHPLSIDLSDFST